AGGAGGCCGACGCCCTCCAGGGGGAGGCCCAGGGTGGAGAGGGTCAGGGTGAGCATGACCGTCGCGCCGGTGAGGCCGGCGGTGGCCGCCGAGCCGATGACCGAGACGAAGGCGATCAGGACGTAGTCGCCGACGCCGAGCTGCACGTCGAAGATCTGCGCGATGAAGATCGCGGCGAGCGCCGGGTAGATCGCGGCGCAGCCGTCCATCTTGGTGGTGGCGCCGAACGGGACGGCGAAGGAGGCGTACTCCTTCGGGACGCCGAGGCGCTCGGTGACCTTCTGGGTGACCGGCATGGTGCCGACCGAGGAGCGGGAGACGAAGGCCAGCTGGATGGCCGGCCAGGCGCCCTTGTAGAACTGGAGCGGGTTGACCTTGGCGACCGTGGCGAGCAGCAGCGGGTAGACGCCGAAGAGGACCAGGGCGCAGCCGACGTAGATGTCGGCGGTGAAGGTCGCGTACTTGCCGATCAGGTCCCAGCCGTAGTCGGCGATGGCGAAGCCGATGAGGCCGACGGTGCCGAGCGGGGCGAGGCGGATGACCCACCACAGGGCCTTCTGGAGGAGCTCGAGGGCCGACTCGGAGAGGGTGAGGATCGGCTTGGCGCGGTCGCCGAGCTGGAGGGCGGCGATGCCGGCGACGGCGGCCATGAAGACGATCTGGAGGACGTTCAGCTCGGTGAAGGGCGTGATGACGTCCGTCGGGATGATGCCGGTGAGGAAGTCGATCCAGGTGCCCTCGTGCTTCGGCAGCTTGCCGTCCTGCGGGGTGAGGCCGGTGCCGGCGCCCGGGTTGGTGATCAGGCCGATCGCGAGGCCGATGCCGACCGCGATCAGCGAGGTGATCATGAACCAGAGCAGGGTGCGGGTGGCGAGCCGGGCGGCGTTGTTCACCTTCCGCAGGTTGGTGATCGAGACCAGGATCGCGAAGAAGACGAGCGGCGCGACGGCCAGCTTGAGCAGCTGGACGAAGATGTCGCCGATCTGGCCGAGGGTGTCCTTCAGCCAGGAGACGTCCTGGCTGCGGGCGATCCAGCCGAGCAGGGCTCCGAGGGCCAGACCGGCGATGATCTGGGCCCAGAAGGGGACCTTGGGTATTCGGGACGAGGGCTTGGACTCGTTCTCGGTCGCGGTGGCGGACGCGGACACGGGCACACTCCACAGGTGCGTATCGGGGGAATACGGGGACGGGGGTGCGGCACACACGCGCTGGGCGCGGGCCGCTGCATGATGCCGGATCAGAAGGCGCGGCAACAGACCGCGGACATACAGCGGCAGAGATCGACGTGCAGGCGCGCCACGAGCGGGCTGCTCGCGGCATCGGAGGGGCGCACTGCTGTCTTCATGTCGAACACGTTAACACTTGAACTTTGAGGACCTCAAAGCCATTCTTTGGGGTCCGGAAAGCCCCGTATGCCTACGAAACGCAGAACACCCCAGGCCGGAGCCTTGGAAGGCCCTGCCCGGGGTGGGGTGTCTGTGAGGAAGCTTACGCAGCCCTTATGTGGGGGTACGGCGCTACAGCGCGTCCTCCTGGGAGCGGTTCGCGTCCAGCCGGCCCTTGGCGCGCTCGACCTTCGCCACGACCTCGGCGCTCGCCTCGTCCCGCACCTTGCGCAGGAGGACGAAGCTCAGCGGGGCGGAGACGACGATGGAGAGGACGAGGACCCAGAGCAGGTTCGAGTCGCCCAGACCGCGCGGCAGCGCGCCGACGTAGACGAGACCCCACAGGGCGAGGA
The DNA window shown above is from Streptomyces vietnamensis and carries:
- a CDS encoding dicarboxylate/amino acid:cation symporter, which codes for MSASATATENESKPSSRIPKVPFWAQIIAGLALGALLGWIARSQDVSWLKDTLGQIGDIFVQLLKLAVAPLVFFAILVSITNLRKVNNAARLATRTLLWFMITSLIAVGIGLAIGLITNPGAGTGLTPQDGKLPKHEGTWIDFLTGIIPTDVITPFTELNVLQIVFMAAVAGIAALQLGDRAKPILTLSESALELLQKALWWVIRLAPLGTVGLIGFAIADYGWDLIGKYATFTADIYVGCALVLFGVYPLLLATVAKVNPLQFYKGAWPAIQLAFVSRSSVGTMPVTQKVTERLGVPKEYASFAVPFGATTKMDGCAAIYPALAAIFIAQIFDVQLGVGDYVLIAFVSVIGSAATAGLTGATVMLTLTLSTLGLPLEGVGLLMAIDPILDMMRTATNVAGQALIPVIVSAREKILDLTAYENASSSPVDDLAEIGETDKKVAVTAAA
- a CDS encoding DUF4229 domain-containing protein — its product is MLRYTLMRLGIFAGCFLALWGLVYVGALPRGLGDSNLLWVLVLSIVVSAPLSFVLLRKVRDEASAEVVAKVERAKGRLDANRSQEDAL